A single window of Vigna radiata var. radiata cultivar VC1973A chromosome 4, Vradiata_ver6, whole genome shotgun sequence DNA harbors:
- the LOC106759186 gene encoding DDT domain-containing protein PTM isoform X2: MEPPVVRSRGRPRKRRREEDGTVAGDPKTLPEAKKAPPVALVGQYVLKEFRGNTVLLGKVVRYESGLYRVVYESGGFEDLDSIAIRRILLLDSYFDDDLIRRKGELEESVLPKIAEVRERGSSELHGDLLVESEEERDETDDESCSEARDLSSDSETPIPSAPTLPPSSGTIGVPESCVLNLLSVYGFLRSFSIRLFLSPFTLDEFVGALNCKVSNTLLDAIHISLMRVLRRHLENISPDGSRRATKCLRCSDWSLLDALTWPVFTFQYLAIYGYTKGPEWKGFYDEIFHGEYYLLSASRKLMILQILCDDVLASEEFKAEMNMREESEVGIDYDNEDSLPTEIGPRRVHPRYSKTTACKDSETKKYGSELNAEDVDGNGDECRLCGMDGTLLCCDGCPAVYHSRCIGVMKMHIPDGEWYCPECKINMIGPSIARGTSLKGAEVFGKDLYGQVFMGTCDHLLVLDVNSDEFCLKYYNQNDIPEVLQVLTASEQLRPIYNGICMAMLEYWKIPENFLSICVTGVPQVNLTNSNTDVKLSPMIEEENQALEENIRTIAFCGDWVKLMDDWLAEFSTIQSAAVTLGTTQKGATCGRRKKQLSINKVTAGACPQNFVWWHGGKFSQCVFQKAVLPKSMARKAARQGGLRKISGILYADGSEIPKRSRQVVWRAAVQSSRNASQLALQVRYLDFHVRWNDLIRPEHNLLDVKGQDTEASAFRNANIHEKRIVEGKILYRVAFGSQKHLPSRVMKHVEVERGPEGKEKFWFSEKRIPLYLVKEYEMRNGKMLSDKEYMYITSQLLHKRRLKATYKDIFFYLTCKRDKLNMLSCSVCQLGVLIGNALKCSACQGYCHTGCSVSSTVSTCEEVEFLATCKQCHHAKLLTKKESCNESPTSPLLLEGQEQSTSAVLKGSGPKCDGQELMSSRTKNSRSDTKRFASDFPLETKGRSRNCSWGIIWKKKNNEDTGFDFRLKSILLKGGSGLPQLDPVCRLCQKPYNSDLMYICCETCKHWYHAEAVELEESRLFDVLGFKCCKCRRIKSPVCPFSDLSYRTQEDKRPSRASKKDYFGGDSDSGTPIDRRTYEPATPICPAVDFSRQDNDPLLFSFSSVELLAEPELDANGVGNTVSGPGLPKISKRERENNGFFRGNLHAEFSTSNEMLSKSVKDLSPSVEDASANCSLLKDPEIVNYHEFVDFEPHTYFSLTELLHSDENIQSEEADASRVFSGCLKNSSCVPEGCGTVNLASNCEPTNLLQGNVYSCRQCSQKEPLPDLHCEICRIWIHRQCSPWVESPSRLASWRCGDCREWR, encoded by the exons ATGGAGCCTCCCGTTGTGAGATCTAGAGGTCGCCCGCGTAAACGGAGAAGAGAAGAGGACGGAACTGTCGCCGGCGATCCGAAAACGCTTCCTGAGGCGAAGAAGGCGCCTCCGGTTGCCCTGGTTGGTCAATACGTGCTGAAAGAGTTCCGCGGGAACACGGTTCTTCTCGGTAAAGTCGTCCGCTACGAGAGCGGGTTATACAGAGTCGTGTACGAGAGTGGCGGATTCGAGGATTTAGATAGCATCGCGATTCGTAGGATACTTCTCCTTGATAGCTATTTCGACGATGATTTAATTCGGAGGAAAGGCGAATTGGAGGAGTCGGTGTTGCCGAAGATTGCGGAGGTACGGGAGAGAGGTTCGAGCGAATTGCACGGCGATTTATTGGTTGAGAGCGAAGAAGAACGAGATGAAACGGACGACGAGTCGTGCAGCGAGGCTAGGGATTTGAGTTCCGATTCCGAAACGCCGATACCGTCTGCACCCACGCTGCCGCCTTCTTCTGGAACAATTGGCGTTCCGGAATCTTGCGTTCTGAATCTCCTTTCAGTGTACGGATTCTTGCGGTCGTTTAGCATTCGTCTGTTTCTCAGTCCTTTTACTTTAGACGAGTTTGTCGGTGCTTTGAACTGTAAAGTTTCTAACACGTTGCTTGATGCTATTCACATTTCGCTGATGCGTGTTTTGAGACGTCACCTTGAAAACATTTCACCAGATGGTTCGCGGCGCGCAACAAAATGCCTTAG gtgcAGTGATTGGAGTCTGCTTGATGCTTTGACTTGGCCTGTTTTTACGTTTCAGTATTTAGCAATTTATGGTTACACAAAGGGACCTGAGTGGAAAGGATTTTATGATGAAATCTTTCATGGCGAGTACTATTTATTGTCTGCAAGTAGGAAACTGATGATTTTGCAAATTCTCTGTGATGATGTTCTGGCATCTGAGGAGTTTAAAGCTGAAATGAACATGCGTGAAGAATCAGAGGTTGGGATTGATTATGATAATGAAGATAGCCTTcctactgaaattgggcccagAAGAGTTCATCCAAGATATTCCAAAACTACTGCCTGCAAGGATAGTGAAACTAAGAAGTATGGTTCAGAATTGAATGCTGAGGATGTTGATGGCAATGGAGACGAGTGCCGCTTGTGTGGCATGGATGGAACTTTACTTTGTTGTGATGGTTGTCCTGCAGTTTATCATTCAAGGTGTATTGGTGTGATGAAGATGCATATACCGGATGGGGAATGGTATTGTCCAGAGtgcaaaataaatatgattggGCCTTCTATTGCACGGGGAACATCACTGAAAGGTGCTGAAGTATTTGGAAAGGATTTGTATGGGCAAGTTTTCATGGGTACATGCGACCACTTACTGGT ACTCGATGTCAACAGTGATGAATTTTGTCTTAAGTACTACAATCAGAATGACATTCCTGAAGTTCTCCAAGTCCTGACTGCATCTGAGCAACTTAGACCTATATACAATGGCATTTGCATGGCAATGTTAGAGTATTGGAAAATTCCAGAAAACTTCTTATCCATTTGTGTCACAGGTGTACCGCAAGTAAActtaacaaattcaaatacagaCGTGAAACTTTCTCCCATGATTGAAGAAGAGAATCAAGCT CTCGAGGAGAACATTCGAACAATTGCTTTTTGTGGGGACTGGGTGAAGTTGATGGATGATTGGTTAGCTGAATTTTCTACAATCCAAAGTGCTGCAGTTACTCTTGGAACTACACAGAAAGGTGCAACATGTGGGAGGCGTAAGAAACAGTTATCTATCAACAAAGTTACAGCCGGTGCTTGTCCTCAAAATTTTGTATGGTGGCATGGCGGGAAATTTTCCCAATGTGTATTCCAGAAAGCTGTTTTGCCAAAATCCATGGCCAGAAAAGCAGCCCGACAAG GTGGTTTGAGGAAAATTTCTGGTATATTATATGCTGACGGCTCTGAGATTCCTAAAAGAAGCAGACAGGTTGTTTGGAGAGCAGCAGTTCAAAGTAGTAGGAATGCATCCCAGTTGGCCCTTCAG GTTCGATATCTAGATTTTCATGTCAGATGGAACGATCTGATTCGTCCCGAGCACAACCTCCTAGATGTGAAAGGTCAAGATACTGAAGCATCTGCTTTTAGGAATGCAAATATTCATGAAAAAAGAATTGTGGAGGGCAAAATTTTGTATAGAGTAGCCTTTGGAAGCCAAAAACATCTTCCTTCTCGGGTAATGAAACATGTCGAAGTAGAGCGAGGTCCTGAAGGAAAGGAAAAGTTCTGGTTTTCTGAAAAACGGATTCCTTTATATTTGGTAAAAGAGTATGAAATGCGTAATGGAAAAATGCTATCTGATAAAGAGTACATGTACATTACATCTCAGTTGCTGCACAAAAGGCGGTTGAAAGCTACCTACaaggacatttttttttaccttaccTGCAAGAGAGACAAATTGAACATGCTATCGTGCTCTGTTTGTCAGCTGGGTGTTTTAATTGG GAATGCTCTCAAGTGCAGTGCCTGTCAAG GTTATTGTCACACGGGTTGTTCAGTGAGTTCAACTGTCTCTACATGTGAAGAAGTTGAGTTCTTGGCCACATGCAAACAATGTCATCATGCCAAATTACTTACTAAAAAAGAGTCTTGTAATGAGTCGCCAACTAGTCCCTTACTTTTAGAAGGACAAGAACAAAGCACTTCAGCAGTTCTGAAGGGATCAGGGCCTAAATGTGATGGTCAAGAATTGATGTCTTCTAGGACAAAGAATAGTCGATCTGACACAAAACGATTTGCTTCTGATTTCCCTTTGGAAACAAAAGGCCGTAGCAGAAATTGTTCTTGGGGTATtatatggaaaaagaaaaacaacgaAGATACGGGCTTTGATTTCAGGCTCAAGAGCATTCTTCTAAAAGGAGGTTCAGGCCTGCCTCAATTGGATCCTGTTTGTCGCTTGTGCCAAAAACCTTATAATTCTGATCTAATGTACATCTGTTGTGAAACATGTAAAC ATTGGTACCATGCTGAAGCTGTGGAACTTGAAGAGTCCAGACTTTTTGATGTGCTGGGCTTCAAATGTTGCAAGTGTCGCAGGATAAAGTCGCCTGTATGTCCTTTCTCTGATTTGAGTTACAGGACTCAAGAGGACAAGAGGCCTTCAAGGGCTTCAAAGAAAGATTACTtcgggggagattctgattctGGTACACCTATTGACAGGAGGACATATGAGCCTGCAACTCCTATCTGTCCTGCAGTGGATTTCTCTAGACAAGACAATGATCCTCTGCTGTTCTCCTTTTCAAGTGTTGAGCTGCTTGCAGAACCCGAGTTAGATGCAAATGGGGTGGGCAATACTGTCTCTGGGCCAGGACTTCCTAAGATATCTAAACGTGAGAGGGAGAATAATGGTTTTTTCAGAGGTAATCTTCACGCTGAGTTCTCAACCAGCAATGAGATGCTTTCCAAATCAGTAAAAGATTTATCCCCTTCTGTTGAAGATGCCTCTGCTAACTGCAGTCTTCTGAAGGACCCCGAAATTGTAAATTATCACGAGTTCGTGGATTTTGAGCCTCATACCTACTTCTCGCTGACTGAACTGCTCCACTCTGATGAGAATATTCAATCTGAGGAAGCTGACGCTTCTCGGGTCTTCTCGGGTTGTTTGAAAAATTCTTCTTGTGTTCCTGAAGGATGTGGAACTGTTAATTTAGCATCCAACTGTGAGCCTACAAATTTGTTACAAGGAAATGTTTATAGTTGTCGGCAATGTTCACAAAAGGAACCGCTCCCTGATCTCCATTGTGAGATTTGTAGGATTTGGATTCACAGGCAGTGTTCACCTTGGGTGGAATCACCATCTCGGCTTGCAAGTTGGAGATGTGGTGATTGCCGGGAATGGCGATAG
- the LOC106759186 gene encoding DDT domain-containing protein PTM isoform X1 — translation MEPPVVRSRGRPRKRRREEDGTVAGDPKTLPEAKKAPPVALVGQYVLKEFRGNTVLLGKVVRYESGLYRVVYESGGFEDLDSIAIRRILLLDSYFDDDLIRRKGELEESVLPKIAEVRERGSSELHGDLLVESEEERDETDDESCSEARDLSSDSETPIPSAPTLPPSSGTIGVPESCVLNLLSVYGFLRSFSIRLFLSPFTLDEFVGALNCKVSNTLLDAIHISLMRVLRRHLENISPDGSRRATKCLRCSDWSLLDALTWPVFTFQYLAIYGYTKGPEWKGFYDEIFHGEYYLLSASRKLMILQILCDDVLASEEFKAEMNMREESEVGIDYDNEDSLPTEIGPRRVHPRYSKTTACKDSETKKYGSELNAEDVDGNGDECRLCGMDGTLLCCDGCPAVYHSRCIGVMKMHIPDGEWYCPECKINMIGPSIARGTSLKGAEVFGKDLYGQVFMGTCDHLLVLDVNSDEFCLKYYNQNDIPEVLQVLTASEQLRPIYNGICMAMLEYWKIPENFLSICVTGVPQVNLTNSNTDVKLSPMIEEENQAVSLVKAEYSLTFSNGICSDNLEPSLDASSFTSCGPAPGSRYNTRTTVNLKLCEETAMNSTFSIVNHQFNPKFENSVNKSTAVGPAKCTFVNNQFNNYGHTNDSRLPMNLSLQTKADQSGFGKCKGSLTKDFMYTGCSYKPQSYINCYMHGDFAASAAANLAVLSSEDSRSEGHVSDNLGKATSGNTYLLAKAFSQTASRFFWPSSEKKLVEVPRERCGWCLSCKALISSKKGCMLNHAALSATKNAMKILSGLAPVRIGEGIIPSIATYVIYMEESLRGLVVGPFISECYRRHWRKQVERATSFSDIKSLLLKLEENIRTIAFCGDWVKLMDDWLAEFSTIQSAAVTLGTTQKGATCGRRKKQLSINKVTAGACPQNFVWWHGGKFSQCVFQKAVLPKSMARKAARQGGLRKISGILYADGSEIPKRSRQVVWRAAVQSSRNASQLALQVRYLDFHVRWNDLIRPEHNLLDVKGQDTEASAFRNANIHEKRIVEGKILYRVAFGSQKHLPSRVMKHVEVERGPEGKEKFWFSEKRIPLYLVKEYEMRNGKMLSDKEYMYITSQLLHKRRLKATYKDIFFYLTCKRDKLNMLSCSVCQLGVLIGNALKCSACQGYCHTGCSVSSTVSTCEEVEFLATCKQCHHAKLLTKKESCNESPTSPLLLEGQEQSTSAVLKGSGPKCDGQELMSSRTKNSRSDTKRFASDFPLETKGRSRNCSWGIIWKKKNNEDTGFDFRLKSILLKGGSGLPQLDPVCRLCQKPYNSDLMYICCETCKHWYHAEAVELEESRLFDVLGFKCCKCRRIKSPVCPFSDLSYRTQEDKRPSRASKKDYFGGDSDSGTPIDRRTYEPATPICPAVDFSRQDNDPLLFSFSSVELLAEPELDANGVGNTVSGPGLPKISKRERENNGFFRGNLHAEFSTSNEMLSKSVKDLSPSVEDASANCSLLKDPEIVNYHEFVDFEPHTYFSLTELLHSDENIQSEEADASRVFSGCLKNSSCVPEGCGTVNLASNCEPTNLLQGNVYSCRQCSQKEPLPDLHCEICRIWIHRQCSPWVESPSRLASWRCGDCREWR, via the exons ATGGAGCCTCCCGTTGTGAGATCTAGAGGTCGCCCGCGTAAACGGAGAAGAGAAGAGGACGGAACTGTCGCCGGCGATCCGAAAACGCTTCCTGAGGCGAAGAAGGCGCCTCCGGTTGCCCTGGTTGGTCAATACGTGCTGAAAGAGTTCCGCGGGAACACGGTTCTTCTCGGTAAAGTCGTCCGCTACGAGAGCGGGTTATACAGAGTCGTGTACGAGAGTGGCGGATTCGAGGATTTAGATAGCATCGCGATTCGTAGGATACTTCTCCTTGATAGCTATTTCGACGATGATTTAATTCGGAGGAAAGGCGAATTGGAGGAGTCGGTGTTGCCGAAGATTGCGGAGGTACGGGAGAGAGGTTCGAGCGAATTGCACGGCGATTTATTGGTTGAGAGCGAAGAAGAACGAGATGAAACGGACGACGAGTCGTGCAGCGAGGCTAGGGATTTGAGTTCCGATTCCGAAACGCCGATACCGTCTGCACCCACGCTGCCGCCTTCTTCTGGAACAATTGGCGTTCCGGAATCTTGCGTTCTGAATCTCCTTTCAGTGTACGGATTCTTGCGGTCGTTTAGCATTCGTCTGTTTCTCAGTCCTTTTACTTTAGACGAGTTTGTCGGTGCTTTGAACTGTAAAGTTTCTAACACGTTGCTTGATGCTATTCACATTTCGCTGATGCGTGTTTTGAGACGTCACCTTGAAAACATTTCACCAGATGGTTCGCGGCGCGCAACAAAATGCCTTAG gtgcAGTGATTGGAGTCTGCTTGATGCTTTGACTTGGCCTGTTTTTACGTTTCAGTATTTAGCAATTTATGGTTACACAAAGGGACCTGAGTGGAAAGGATTTTATGATGAAATCTTTCATGGCGAGTACTATTTATTGTCTGCAAGTAGGAAACTGATGATTTTGCAAATTCTCTGTGATGATGTTCTGGCATCTGAGGAGTTTAAAGCTGAAATGAACATGCGTGAAGAATCAGAGGTTGGGATTGATTATGATAATGAAGATAGCCTTcctactgaaattgggcccagAAGAGTTCATCCAAGATATTCCAAAACTACTGCCTGCAAGGATAGTGAAACTAAGAAGTATGGTTCAGAATTGAATGCTGAGGATGTTGATGGCAATGGAGACGAGTGCCGCTTGTGTGGCATGGATGGAACTTTACTTTGTTGTGATGGTTGTCCTGCAGTTTATCATTCAAGGTGTATTGGTGTGATGAAGATGCATATACCGGATGGGGAATGGTATTGTCCAGAGtgcaaaataaatatgattggGCCTTCTATTGCACGGGGAACATCACTGAAAGGTGCTGAAGTATTTGGAAAGGATTTGTATGGGCAAGTTTTCATGGGTACATGCGACCACTTACTGGT ACTCGATGTCAACAGTGATGAATTTTGTCTTAAGTACTACAATCAGAATGACATTCCTGAAGTTCTCCAAGTCCTGACTGCATCTGAGCAACTTAGACCTATATACAATGGCATTTGCATGGCAATGTTAGAGTATTGGAAAATTCCAGAAAACTTCTTATCCATTTGTGTCACAGGTGTACCGCAAGTAAActtaacaaattcaaatacagaCGTGAAACTTTCTCCCATGATTGAAGAAGAGAATCAAGCTGTAAGTTTGGTGAAGGCAGAATACAgtttaacattttcaaatgGAATTTGTAGTGATAATTTGGAACCATCTCTTGATGCTTCTTCGTTTACAAGTTGTGGTCCTGCTCCTGGAAGCAGGTACAATACGAGAACTACTGTGAATTTGAAGCTTTGTGAGGAAACTGCAATGAATTCGACATTTTCAATTGTTAACCATCAGTTCAATCCCAAGTTTGAAAATTCTGTTAATAAGTCAACTGCAGTCGGCCCTGCTAAATGCACCTTTGTAAACAACCAATTTAATAATTATGGGCACACAAATGACTCAAGGCTGCCTATGAATTTGTCTTTGCAAACTAAAGCTGACCAATCTGGTTTTGGAAAGTGCAAAGGCAGTTTGACTAAGGATTTTATGTACACTGGTTGCTCCTATAAACCACAGTCATATATTAATTGCTATATGCATGGTGATTTTGCGGCATCTGCTGCTGCTAACCTGGCCGTCCTTTCTTCTGAGGATTCCAGATCAGAGGGTCATGTATCTGATAACTTGGGGAAAGCAACATCTGGAAACACTTATTTGCTTGCAAAAGCATTCTCCCAAACAGCTTCACGCTTCTTTTGGCCAAGTTCTGAAAAGAAGCTTGTAGAGGTTCCAAGAGAGAGGTGCGGCTGGTGCCTTTCTTGTAAAGCCCTTATTTCGAGCAAGAAAGGGTGCATGTTAAATCATGCTGCTCTAAGTGCCACCAAAAATGCAATGAAAATCCTTTCTGGTCTTGCTCCAGTAAGGATTGGAGAAGGAATCATCCCTAGCATTGCAACTTATGTTATATACATGGAGGAAAGTTTACGCGGTTTAGTAGTTGGGCCCTTTATAAGTGAATGTTATAGAAGGCATTGGCGTAAACAAGTGGAACGGGCCACATCATTTAGTGATATAAAATCTCTTCTACTCAAA CTCGAGGAGAACATTCGAACAATTGCTTTTTGTGGGGACTGGGTGAAGTTGATGGATGATTGGTTAGCTGAATTTTCTACAATCCAAAGTGCTGCAGTTACTCTTGGAACTACACAGAAAGGTGCAACATGTGGGAGGCGTAAGAAACAGTTATCTATCAACAAAGTTACAGCCGGTGCTTGTCCTCAAAATTTTGTATGGTGGCATGGCGGGAAATTTTCCCAATGTGTATTCCAGAAAGCTGTTTTGCCAAAATCCATGGCCAGAAAAGCAGCCCGACAAG GTGGTTTGAGGAAAATTTCTGGTATATTATATGCTGACGGCTCTGAGATTCCTAAAAGAAGCAGACAGGTTGTTTGGAGAGCAGCAGTTCAAAGTAGTAGGAATGCATCCCAGTTGGCCCTTCAG GTTCGATATCTAGATTTTCATGTCAGATGGAACGATCTGATTCGTCCCGAGCACAACCTCCTAGATGTGAAAGGTCAAGATACTGAAGCATCTGCTTTTAGGAATGCAAATATTCATGAAAAAAGAATTGTGGAGGGCAAAATTTTGTATAGAGTAGCCTTTGGAAGCCAAAAACATCTTCCTTCTCGGGTAATGAAACATGTCGAAGTAGAGCGAGGTCCTGAAGGAAAGGAAAAGTTCTGGTTTTCTGAAAAACGGATTCCTTTATATTTGGTAAAAGAGTATGAAATGCGTAATGGAAAAATGCTATCTGATAAAGAGTACATGTACATTACATCTCAGTTGCTGCACAAAAGGCGGTTGAAAGCTACCTACaaggacatttttttttaccttaccTGCAAGAGAGACAAATTGAACATGCTATCGTGCTCTGTTTGTCAGCTGGGTGTTTTAATTGG GAATGCTCTCAAGTGCAGTGCCTGTCAAG GTTATTGTCACACGGGTTGTTCAGTGAGTTCAACTGTCTCTACATGTGAAGAAGTTGAGTTCTTGGCCACATGCAAACAATGTCATCATGCCAAATTACTTACTAAAAAAGAGTCTTGTAATGAGTCGCCAACTAGTCCCTTACTTTTAGAAGGACAAGAACAAAGCACTTCAGCAGTTCTGAAGGGATCAGGGCCTAAATGTGATGGTCAAGAATTGATGTCTTCTAGGACAAAGAATAGTCGATCTGACACAAAACGATTTGCTTCTGATTTCCCTTTGGAAACAAAAGGCCGTAGCAGAAATTGTTCTTGGGGTATtatatggaaaaagaaaaacaacgaAGATACGGGCTTTGATTTCAGGCTCAAGAGCATTCTTCTAAAAGGAGGTTCAGGCCTGCCTCAATTGGATCCTGTTTGTCGCTTGTGCCAAAAACCTTATAATTCTGATCTAATGTACATCTGTTGTGAAACATGTAAAC ATTGGTACCATGCTGAAGCTGTGGAACTTGAAGAGTCCAGACTTTTTGATGTGCTGGGCTTCAAATGTTGCAAGTGTCGCAGGATAAAGTCGCCTGTATGTCCTTTCTCTGATTTGAGTTACAGGACTCAAGAGGACAAGAGGCCTTCAAGGGCTTCAAAGAAAGATTACTtcgggggagattctgattctGGTACACCTATTGACAGGAGGACATATGAGCCTGCAACTCCTATCTGTCCTGCAGTGGATTTCTCTAGACAAGACAATGATCCTCTGCTGTTCTCCTTTTCAAGTGTTGAGCTGCTTGCAGAACCCGAGTTAGATGCAAATGGGGTGGGCAATACTGTCTCTGGGCCAGGACTTCCTAAGATATCTAAACGTGAGAGGGAGAATAATGGTTTTTTCAGAGGTAATCTTCACGCTGAGTTCTCAACCAGCAATGAGATGCTTTCCAAATCAGTAAAAGATTTATCCCCTTCTGTTGAAGATGCCTCTGCTAACTGCAGTCTTCTGAAGGACCCCGAAATTGTAAATTATCACGAGTTCGTGGATTTTGAGCCTCATACCTACTTCTCGCTGACTGAACTGCTCCACTCTGATGAGAATATTCAATCTGAGGAAGCTGACGCTTCTCGGGTCTTCTCGGGTTGTTTGAAAAATTCTTCTTGTGTTCCTGAAGGATGTGGAACTGTTAATTTAGCATCCAACTGTGAGCCTACAAATTTGTTACAAGGAAATGTTTATAGTTGTCGGCAATGTTCACAAAAGGAACCGCTCCCTGATCTCCATTGTGAGATTTGTAGGATTTGGATTCACAGGCAGTGTTCACCTTGGGTGGAATCACCATCTCGGCTTGCAAGTTGGAGATGTGGTGATTGCCGGGAATGGCGATAG